CAACCATTCCTATTTCAGGTATAATAGAACTTGCAGGGTGGAGTCACTTCTCGGCCATTGTTTATCGCAACAGTGTGCGCGTTGATTATAGACGCGTTGACATCAAATATCCCCGGGCATCAGTAGGCTCATTTGAAATGTCTGTAAACATCAAAGCTGAATTAGCTGACTATTCGATTGAAGTATATGCCTACCCTAACAAGTCTGATTCAGTAAAAATAGTGGGTCGCAATAATATCGTTGCAGGTGATTTTTACGTCATTCAAGGGCAGTCCAACGCGGCCGCTGTTATAAACTACCCAAATTACAGTAATAAATATTGTCGAACCATCGGACGCATCCCCGACAATGTCCCTACATTTAAAGCCGCAGATACATTATGGAGGGAGCAGGAATGGGTTACACCTGCTGTTGGTTACTGGGGACGGGAATTGAGTAAATTAATTGCGGAACAACACAACATTCCGGTGTGTATTATCAACGGTGCTATACCCGGGACCACAATAGAGCAACATGCCGGTCGCAATGATGACAATCCGTCTGATTTTAACTCGATCTATGGACACTTAGTTTACAGGGTGAAAATATCGGGTGCAACACGCATCAGAGCCTTTATCTTTTACCAGGGAGAAGAAGATGCGTTAAGACAACTTAGCGGATATACAGTTAAATTCGACAAACTGTATAAGAACTGGCAAATTGATTTCCCCATGGTCGATAAATTTATCGTATTTCAAATCAATATCCTCAATGTTCCCTTCTATGAAGCAGGGGCCATTCGTAATTTTCAAAGAACTGCCAAAACGATTTACCCAAAAACAGATAATTTTGGGACGATCGGTTTACCCGCTCCTCCTGACAACGTCCATTATACGGCCGAAGGATATATACTGTTAGCCGAAAGACTATTTAAATACTTAGGTTCCCAATTTTACGGAGTCAAAACAAATGCGCCTTTTCGTAATCCCGGCCTGCAAAAGGTCTTTTATACAAATACGCAAAAAAATGCCATAAAATTGGTTTTTGATGAAGGTCAAAGCCTTGTTTGGGGTAATGACACCACTTTCAGCAATTTTCCAAATCAATCTGTAACCGTCCAACTGAAAAATCAGTTCTTTTTGGATGGTAATGAATCAAAACCTGCTTCAATTAAATCATGGACGATAGATAATCACCAATTAATTATCAACCTAAACGAAGCAAGTACCGCTGCAAAAATCAATTATCTTCCTTCTTTTTCCAAGAACTCGTATGTGGGTCCCTATCTTAAAAACAGGTTAGGTTGGGGTGCCTTTTCCTTCCACGAAGTATCTATCAAAAATAGTTTGGAAATTCAGGATCTTAAGATCTCGTCTGCCTCCTTTGATAAAATTGTCCTGCAATGGAAACCCGTAACAGGTGCCGCTACTTTA
Above is a window of Runella slithyformis DSM 19594 DNA encoding:
- a CDS encoding sialate O-acetylesterase, with translation MNKILYLIFTFLVYQPTGFGQRFFSVLFTQLPKDNQLYARDDNDRATIPISGIIELAGWSHFSAIVYRNSVRVDYRRVDIKYPRASVGSFEMSVNIKAELADYSIEVYAYPNKSDSVKIVGRNNIVAGDFYVIQGQSNAAAVINYPNYSNKYCRTIGRIPDNVPTFKAADTLWREQEWVTPAVGYWGRELSKLIAEQHNIPVCIINGAIPGTTIEQHAGRNDDNPSDFNSIYGHLVYRVKISGATRIRAFIFYQGEEDALRQLSGYTVKFDKLYKNWQIDFPMVDKFIVFQINILNVPFYEAGAIRNFQRTAKTIYPKTDNFGTIGLPAPPDNVHYTAEGYILLAERLFKYLGSQFYGVKTNAPFRNPGLQKVFYTNTQKNAIKLVFDEGQSLVWGNDTTFSNFPNQSVTVQLKNQFFLDGNESKPASIKSWTIDNHQLIINLNEASTAAKINYLPSFSKNSYVGPYLKNRLGWGAFSFHEVSIKNSLEIQDLKISSASFDKIVLQWKPVTGAATLLIKRKKAGENSTVMKELKGDATTFEDISLATSTDYTYQIQAFSPESESPIYEASTRTGSVVLSTTPITLSWQIYPTLVQNELTIEFIKPTTGEVRLIDLIGNVHKVHEIRHQSLYRLLLTTYPAGTYFIVFNDLAGSKLSQRIVKY